A DNA window from Vigna angularis cultivar LongXiaoDou No.4 chromosome 1, ASM1680809v1, whole genome shotgun sequence contains the following coding sequences:
- the LOC128193328 gene encoding cytochrome P450 71AU50-like — translation MNTAIQLLLELCQIDKMILMAILLASLAFLWLCRSKKKADNLPPGPTGLPIFGSLNKLGANPHRDLHQLAQKYGPVMYLRLGFVPTIVVSSPQAAKLFLKTHDLLFASRPRYQADKYVSWGQRNLAFAEYGSYWRNMRKMCTLELLSQTKINSFRSMREEELDLLIKLLREAANDGAAVDVSAKVSKYSLDMACRMILGKKFMDQDLDEKRFKAVMQEALHLVATTNMGDYIPYIGALDLQGITKRLKVVHTIFDDFFEKIIDEHMESGKREDKTKDFVDVMLGFYGTENSEHCIERANIKAIVLDMLAGSVDTSATSVEWAFSELLKNPRVMKKVQMELESVVGMERKVKESDLEKLEYLDMVVKESLRLHPVAPLLIPHQSMEDCMVGEYFIPKKSRVMVNAWAIMRDPSVWDEAEKFWPERFEGRNIDVRGHEFELIPFGSGRRQCPGMQLGLTVVSKTLAQLVHCFDWKLPNDMLGDELEMTEKFGLTMPRANHLFAIPTYRLSH, via the exons ATGAACACTGCTATCCAATTGTTACTTGAACTCTGCCAAATAGATAAGATGATTTTGATGGCAATTCTTTTAGCGTCTCTTGCTTTTCTGTGGCTTTGCAGAAGCAAGAAGAAGGCAGATAACTTGCCACCTGGTCCCACTGGGTTGCCAATTTTCGGAAGTCTTAACAAGTTGGGAGCAAATCCACATCGTGATCTGCACCAACTGGCTCAAAAATATGGACCTGTCATGTACTTACGCTTAGGTTTTGTGCCCACCATTGTTGTTTCTTCACCCCAAGCTGCTAAACTCTTCCTCAAGACCCATGACCTTTTGTTCGCCAGCAGACCACGTTATCAAGCAGACAAATACGTCTCTTGGGGGCAGAGGAACTTAGCCTTTGCTGAATATGGCTCTTATTGGCGCAACATGCGCAAGATGTGCACGTTGGAATTGCTGAGTCAAACCAAAATTAATTCCTTCAGAAGCATGAGGGAAGAGGAGCTTGACCTGTTGATCAAACTTCTAAGAGAGGCAGCCAACGATGGAGCTGCTGTTGATGTCAGTGCAAAGGTTTCAAAGTACAGTTTAGACATGGCTTGTAGAATGATTTTAGGGAAGAAGTTTATGGACCAGGACTTGGATGAGAAAAGGTTCAAGGCTGTGATGCAAGAGGCGTTGCATTTAGTAGCAACCACTAACATGGGAGATTACATTCCTTATATCGGTGCACTTGACCTTCAAGGGATAACTAAGCGCTTAAAGGTGGTTCACACAATCTTCGATGACTTCTTCGAGAAAATTATTGACGAGCACATGGAATCAGGGAAAAGAGAAGACAAGACAAAGGATTTCGTGGATGTCATGTTGGGCTTTTATGGTACTGAAAATTCTGAACACTGCATTGAACGAGCCAATATTAAAGCCATAGTGCTg GATATGTTGGCTGGGTCAGTGGACACTTCTGCTACATCAGTAGAGTGGGCATTTTCAGAGCTGCTAAAGAATCCAAGGGTGATGAAGAAAGTTCAAATGGAACTGGAAAGCGTGGTGGGTATGGAGAGGAAGGTGAAAGAATCAGACTTAGAGAAGTTAGAGTATTTGGACATGGTTGTAAAGGAAAGCCTGAGACTGCATCCGGTGGCACCTTTGCTGATACCACACCAGTCCATGGAAGACTGCATGGTTGGAGAGTATTTCATTCCTAAAAAATCAAGGGTTATGGTGAATGCATGGGCTATTATGAGAGACCCAAGTGTTTGGGATGAAGCAGAGAAGTTCTGGCCAGAGAGATTTGAAGGAAGGAACATAGATGTGAGAGGGCATGAGTTTGAGCTGATACCATTTGGGTCTGGCAGAAGGCAATGTCCAGGAATGCAACTTGGTCTAACTGTGGTTAGTAAGACATTGGCTCAACTTGTTCATTGTTTCGATTGGAAACTGCCAAATGACATGTTGGGAGATGAGTTGGAAATGACAGAGAAGTTCGGACTCACAATGCCAAGGGCCAATCATCTATTTGCCATTCCTACCTATCGACTTTCCCATTAG
- the LOC108344622 gene encoding cytochrome P450 71AU50 yields the protein MKLLSGVQFEIWQKAWMIWLTLFAVFLTYQWLWRRSKKNGKRLPPGPKGFPILGSLHMLGEHPYRDLHQLAQKYGPIMHMRLGFVPTIVVSSPKAAQLFLKTHDLIYASRPPLEAAKYISWEQRNLAFAQYGSYWRNTRKMCTLELLSQAKINSFRPLRDAELDLLVKHLREAAKDGAVVDLSAKVAALIADTACRMILGKKYMDQDLDEKGFKAVITEIMYLTATPNIGDYIPYIGKLDLQGLIKRMKATRKIFDEFFDKIIDEHIESKKGENEVKDFVDVMLGLLGTEESEYCVERPNIKAILLDMLAGSIDTSATAIEWALSELIKNPRVMKKLQMELESVVGMERKVEESDLEKLEYLDMVIKESMRLHPVAPLLIPHESREDCMVGEFFIPKKSKVIVNAWAIMRDPSAWNDAEKFWPERFEGSSIDLKGHDFELIPFGSGRRSCPGMQLGLTLVRQTVSQVVHCFDWKLPNNMLPFELDMTEEFGLAMPRANHLLAIPTQRLHCHTD from the exons ATGAAGCTACTGTCAGGAGTACAGTTTGAAATATGGCAAAAAGCTTGGATGATTTGGTTAACACTTTTTGCAGTATTTCTTACTTACCAGTGGCTATGGagaagaagcaagaaaaatGGAAAGAGATTACCACCTGGTCCCAAAGGGTTTCCTATTTTGGGGAGTCTTCACATGTTGGGGGAACACCCTTATCGTGATCTACACCAACTAGCTCAAAAATATGGACCTATCATGCACATGCGATTGGGTTTTGTGCCCACCATAGTTGTTTCTTCACCCAAAGCTGCACAACTCTTCCTCAAGACCCATGATCTTATCTATGCCAGTAGACCACCTCTTGAAGCTGCAAAGTACATCTCTTGGGAGCAGAGGAACTTAGCTTTTGCTCAATATGGTTCTTACTGGCGCAACACTCGTAAGATGTGCACGTTGGAATTACTAAGCCAGGCCAAAATTAACTCCTTTAGACCACTGAGGGATGCTGAACTAGACCTGTTGGTGAAGCATCTGAGAGAGGCAGCCAAGGATGGAGCTGTGGTTGATCTAAGTGCCAAAGTTGCAGCACTCATTGCAGACACTGCTTGCAGAATGATTTTAGGGAAGAAGTACATGGACCAGGACTTGGATGAGAAGGGTTTCAAGGCTGTGATAACAGAGATAATGTACTTGACAGCAACTCCTAACATAGGCGATTACATTCCTTATATCGGTAAACTTGACCTTCAAGGGCTAATCAAGCGAATGAAGGCGACGCGAAAAATCTTTGATGAGTTCTTTGACAAAATCATCGATGAACATATTgaatcaaaaaagggggagaacgAGGTGAAGGACTTTGTCGACGTCATGCTGGGATTACTCGGTACTGAAGAATCGGAGTACTGCGTTGAAAGACCCAATATCAAAGCCATATTGCTG gatATGTTGGCTGGTTCAATAGATACTTCTGCGACAGCAATAGAGTGGGCACTTTCGGAGCTGATAAAGAATCCAAGGGTGATGAAGAAACTCCAAATGGAACTGGAAAGCGTGGTGGGTATGGAGAGGAAGGTGGAAGAATCAGACTTAGAGAAGTTAGAGTATTTAGACATGGTTATAAAGGAAAGCATGAGGCTGCATCCAGTGGCACCGTTGCTGATACCACACGAGTCAAGGGAAGATTGCATGGTTGGAGAGTTTTTCATTCCTAAAAAGTCAAAGGTGATAGTGAATGCATGGGCTATTATGAGAGATCCAAGTGCTTGGAATGATGCAGAAAAGTTCTGGCCAGAGAGATTTGAGGGAAGCAGCATAGATCTGAAAGGGCATGACTTCGAGCTGATACCATTTGGATCTGGAAGAAGAAGCTGTCCAGGAATGCAACTTGGTCTAACTCTGGTTCGTCAGACAGTGTCACAAGTTGTCCATTGCTTTGATTGGAAGCTTCCAAATAACATGTTACCATTTGAGTTGGACATGACAGAGGAGTTTGGACTCGCAATGCCAAGGGCCAATCATCTTCTTGCCATTCCCACTCAACGCCTTCACTGTCACACTGATTga